The genomic stretch TTAACGATGCGGCAACAGAAAGTTTAGAAAATACTTCGGTAGAAGATATTCAGAAATTAATTGACAAATTACCAGAAGGTTATAAAATGGTATTTAATTTATTTGCTATCGAAGGATATAAACACTCTGAAATTGCAAAAAAATTAGATATTTCAGAAAACACATCAAAATCGCAATTATTTAAAGCACGTAAATTATTGCAAGAAAATTATAAAAAAATGAATAAAGTAATTCATGAAAACAAATAAGTTAGACAATAGCGTAAAAGAAAAGTTTGCAAATAGAACTTTAGAACCATCGGTTTCGGCTTGGGAACGTTTATCTACAAAATTAGATGAAGAACCAAAGCAAAAAAAGAAAGGTTGGTTTTTTTATATAGGTTATGCTGCAAGTATTATCGTAATAATTTCGATAGGATTTTTTATTTTTTCTGATGAAGACATCATCATTAAAAACGATACAATTATAGTAGAAGAAGTTATAGATACTGTAAATATTATTAAAAATATAGAAGAACATTTTAATGAAGTTTCAGTAGAAAAAGCAATTGTAAAAAACGAACAGTCAATAGAAGAAAAAACCAAAAAAATTGATAATATCAAACGTGATATTACAAGTAAAAGCACTAAAGTTGCTCAATTTAATAATAAAAACAAGAAAATAGAGAAATCATTAGTAGATAAAACAACAAGAACAACAACTAATGTAGTTGCAAAAAATGAAGTAAACCCTAGTTCTGATTTGAACAAAGAAAAATTTAGTATTACCGTAAATGCAGATGACTTGTTAAAATCTATATCTACAAAAAGTAAAAAAGTAGAAGCGTATTACGCAAATAATAATATTAGTGAAGAAGAACTTTTAAAAGCGATTAAATCTGAGCTCATAAAATCTGATTTAAAAGTGAACCCAGAAACTATATTGGCAGAAGTAGAACGAAGTATTAATGATGATGTTTTTGAAAATAATTTTTTAAAATCTTTAAAGAAAAAAATATCTAACATTGCTACTGCAATTGCTAGTCGAAACAATTAAATAAAAAAAAACAAACCTGATAAAACAATTTATAATGAAAAAAATTACAATCATATTCCTCTTAATGTTGTCGATAACAACATTTGGTCAAGAAAAAAGAACTTTTGAAAAAGAAGTAAGAAAAATATCAAAAAAGATAGAAGAAATTACAAAAAATCAGAAAGATTCTTTAAAATCAAAAGTTATTGCAATTGATAAAAGATTAGAAAAAGGAGAAATTACAAAAGAAACAGCAGATAATTTAAAGAAAGACGTTGCTAAGTATCATGCTAAACAAATAGAAGAACAAGTTAGTAAACAAGAACAATTATTACAGGTACTTGTTCAAGAAAAAACAAATGGAAAAATTATTAGTGCAGACGATAGCGATTTAAATGAAGAAGATGTAAATACTTTTAAAGTAGGTAACAAAACTTTTCGTTTTTCAATAAACACCAAAGATATTAATGACGAGAATGATTTAGATAGAGAAAGAAAAGAGAGAAGATGGCGAAGAGACGGAAAAAATAATAGAAGAACAACAAGCCAATTTGTATTTGCTTTAGGTGTAAACAATGTTTTAGAAGATCATAAATTTAGTTCTTTAAGCGATTCTGAATATAAATTTTGGCAATCTCATTTTTATGAAATTGGTTTTACATGGAAAACAAGATTAACAAAAGAAGCTTCGCAAGTATACTTTAAATATGGTCTTTCTTTTCTTTGGAATAACTTAAGGTTAGATAACAATCAATCTCATATTAAAAACGGAGATAGAACAGATATTGTAGTATTTCCCAATAATTTAATCGAAAGTAGGCTAAGACATGTTCAAATGAATATTCCTATGCATTTCGAATGGGATTTTTCTAAAAACAAAAAATATAAAGATGGTTTTGTTTATGATAGAACAAACAGAGGTTTAAGAGTAGGTTTAGGTGGTTTTGTTGGTGTTAAACTGGGTACAAGACAATACTTAGAATATGAAGATGATAGAAATGTTAAAGTGCAAGAAATTCAGTTTAACAATTATAACATGAATACAGTAAACTACGGATTAAGTGCTTATGTTGGTTATAAATCTACAAGTTTGTATTTAAAATACGATTTAAATCCTTTATTTAAAGATACCGAAACAAGAAATATTTCTATGGGACTTCGTTTAGATTTAAACTAAGAAATCATAAAAATTATAATTGATAATAAAAAAGTCAGCTCATTTGAGCTGACTTTTTTATTGATTTAGGGAATTATTAAAGATTAATTATTAAAATTTAATTATTAAGAATCTTAATTAGTAATCTCATAAAAATTATACAATATCAAATTTTGTTTCAAATATCAAAAAAAATCAAACTAAATTTACTCGCTTAAAATATCTAAATTAAGCAAAATGATAGTTGGAATTCCTAAAGAAATTAAGAACAACGAAAGTAGAGTAGGTATGACACCTGCAGGTGTTTTTGAACTTACAAAAAGAAATCATTCAGTTTTTGTGCAATCTACAGCAGGAGAAGGAAGTGGTTTTTTTGATAAAGATTATCAAGAAGTTGGCGCTACAGTTCTAGAAACCATAGAAGAAGTTTACAGTAAAAGTGAAATGATTGTAAAGGTTAAAGAACCAATAGCATCAGAATATCCTTTAATTAAAGAAAACCAAATAGTATTTACTTATTTTCATTTTGCATCTAGCGAACCGTTAACACTTGCTATGATCAAAAGCAAAGCGATTTGTATAGCTTATGAAACTGTAGAAGATAATGACGGTACATTACCACTTTTAACACCAATGTCTGAAGTTGCCGGAAGAATGGCAATACAACAAGGTGCTAAATATTTAGAAAAACCAATTAAAGGGCGTGGTATTTTATTAGGAGGAGTTCCGGGTGTAAAACCTGGTAAGGTTTTAATTTTAGGTGCAGGAGTTGTTGGTGTGCAAGCTGCAAAAATGGCTGCAGGTTTAGGTGCTCATGTAACCATTATGGATATCAACATGAAAAGACTACGTTACGTAAATGATGTATTACCTAATCATGTTACTACCGCTTTTTCTAGTGAATATAGTATTAGGCAATTAATTAAAACGCATGATTTAATTGTTGGAGGTGTCTTAGTTAAAGGAGGTAAAGCGCCCAAATTAATTACCAAAGATATGCTAAAAGAAATGAGACCAGGTACCGTTATTGTAGACGTTGCTGTAGATCAAGGTGGTTGTTTTGAAACTACAAAAGCTACAACACATGAAGATCCTACATATATTATTGATGATGTTGTACATTATTGTGTTGCAAATATGCCAGGTGCTGTGCCTTATACATCTACAATGGCATTAACAAACGTAACTTTACCATTTGTTCTAAACCTAGCCAATAAAGGTTGGGAAAAAGCATGCGAAGAGGATCAAAACTTATCTAAAGGATTAAGTATTGTAAAAGGAGACGTTGTTTATAAAGAAATAAACGAAGCTTTTAATCTTTAAAATTATCTTAAAAAAAGCTGGTAAATAAACATTTCAATATTATTAGTGCTAATAATTAAAAAGTTACTATATTTGCACCCTTAAAAATAAACAATAAATATTTAATTTATGAATCATTACGAAACTGTTTTCATTTTGAATCCCGTTTTATCTGATACTCAGATAAAGGAAACAGTACAAAAGTTTAATGACTATTTGGTTTCTAGAGGTGCCGAAATGATTTCTAAAGAAGATTGGGGCTTAAAAAAATTAGCGTATCCAATCCAAAAAAAGAAAAGTGGTTTTTATCACTTATTCGAATACAAAGTAGCTGGAGAAGAAATTGCTGCATTTGAGTTAGAATTTAGAAGAGATGATAGCGTTATGCGTTACCTTTCTGTTAAATTAGACAAACATGCTGCAGCTTGGGCTAAAGTTAGAACTGAACGTGTTAAATCTAGTAAAAAATAAGAAATGGCATCAATAGAACAACAAGCAAAAGGTGGTAAATCTGCTGACGTTAGATATTTAACGCCATTAGATATAGATACAAAAAAAGAAGCAAAATACTGTAGATTTAAGAAGAAAGGTATCAAGTATATCGATTATAAAGATGCAGATTTCTTAATGTATTTAGTAAACGAACAAGGTAAAATTTTACCAAGACGTTTAACAGGAACTTCATTAAAGTATCAACGTAAAGTTGCACAAGCAATAAAAAGAGCGCGTCATTTAGCGTTAATGCCTTACGTTGGAGATTTGTTAAAATAATAAAGAAGTAGAGACATGGAATTGATATTAAGACAAGACGTAGAAAATTTAGGATTTAAAGATGATGTTGTATCTGTGAAAAACGGTTACGGTAGAAACTTTTTAATCCCTACAGGACAAGCAGTTTTAGCTACTTCATCTGCAAAGAAAGTTTTAGCAGAGAATTTAAAACAAAGAGCTTTTAAAGAAGCTAAATTAGTTGAAGATGCAAATGCAATTGCAGAAACAATTAAAGGGTATGAAATTAAGATTGCATCTAAAGTTGGATCTGGAGACAAATTATTTGGTTCTGTAAACAACATAGATTTAGCTGCAGCATTAGCTAAAGCTGGTACAGATATTGATAAGAAATTTATCAAAGTTACTGGTGGTAATGTTAAAAGATTAGGAAAATACGAAGCTGCTGTAAGATTACACAGAGCAGTTGTTGCTGATATTACTTTTGAAGTAGTAGCAGAGTAACTAAAATGTTAACATATTGTTAAAAAAAAGCATCTACTTTATAAGTAGATGCTTTTTATTTGTTTTATTTTTGAGATGTAAACTCAAATTATACAAAATGAAGCAAAAATTTATTTTAGTGCTTTCTTTATTTTTATTTGCAGTAATTAGCGTAAACGCTCAAGTTACTTCATCAAAGATTAAAGGAATTGTAACAGATGTAACAGGAGAACCATTATTTGGTGCATCCATTTCGGTATTACATGTACCAACAGGAACTTTAACTGGTACAACCGCTCAAGACAATGGTAGGTATACTGTATTAAATTTAAGAGTAGGTGGTCCTTACAAAATAACATTTAGTTATTTAGGATTTAAATCTCAAGAAGTTAATGACGTATTTTTACTACTTGGAAAAACTACTAACATCGATGGTAAGTTAGCAGAAGAAGGGCAATCATTAGATGAAATAGTAATTTCTTCATCAAAAAACAAAACTTTTAATAGCGATAGAACGGGTGCACAAACAAGTGTTTCTGCTATGCAATTAAAAACATTACCTACAATTTCTAGATCTACTGCAGATTTTACGCGTTTAGAGCCTTCGGCTAGTGGAAATTCTTTTGGTGGTAGAAATGATCAGTTTAATAACTTCTCTTTAGACGGAGCAATTTTTAACAATCCATTCGGATTAGATGCGCCAACTCCAGGAGGACAAACAGGTGCACAACCAATTTCTTTAGATGCAATTGATCAGGTTTCTGTATCAACAGCGCCTTACGATGTAACATTATCTGGTTTTACAGGAGCTTCTGTAAATGCAGTAACTAAAAGTGGTACAAACGAATTTACAGGAACTGTTTATGGTTTTTATAGAAATGAAGATTTAACGGGTAGTAAAGTTAATGGTCAAGATATTTTTGTGCCAGAATTAACTCAAAATCAATACGGAGTTAGTATTGGTGGACCAATAGTAAAAAATAAATTATTCTTTTTTGCAAATTTTGAAAAAGATGAACGTGTAGATTTAGGACAAAATTGGTTACCAAATAGAGGTTCTGGTTTAATAAATGAATCTAGAGTTTTAGAGCAAGATTTAATCAATGTTAAAAATGCTCTTGCAGGTATTGGTTATGATACTGGTAGTTACGAAGGTTTTACACACGACACAGAATCTACAAAAGGTATTTTTAAATTAGATTGGAATGTGAATGAAAACAATAGAGTTGCTTTTATTTATAATTTCTTAAATGCATCTAAAGATAAACCTGCGCATCCAACTGCAATTAATAGACGTGGACCAGATTTTAACACTTTACAGTTTCAAAACTCAGGTTATAGAATTAATAATAAATTAAATTCTTTTCAATTTGAATTGAATTCTAATTTAACAGAAAATACTACAAATAAGTTACAATTAGGATATTCTCATTTTGAAGATTCAAGAGATCCTTTTTCTGCCCCAGCACCAGTAATCAATATTTACAAAAATGGTTCGCCATATATTATAGCTGGTCATGAACCTTTTTCTATTAACAATAGATTAGATCAAAAAGTATTTCAATTAACAAATAATATGAACTTTTTTCAAGGAGATCATACTTATACAGTTGGTTTTTCTTTCGAAAAATTTATGTTTAAAAACTCGTTTAACTTAAAAGGTTATGGTTTTGATGTTTTTGGAAATGTTGATATTAATAATTTTGATGCAAATAATTACGCGAATGCATTAGCAAATGCTCAGACTACTTTTAATACTAAAAATAATTTAGGTGAAGGAGTAGATGGTGGATGGAATTTAGCTGAAATGAATTTTGGCCAATTAGCTTTTTATGTTCAAGATGAATGGGAAGTTAATAACAATTTTAAACTTACATACGGTATAAGATTTGATAAACCTTTATTCTTTGATACATCAGAATTAGCTCAAAAATTTATAGATACAGAAAATTCAGAATGGTTTGTACCAGGAATAGAATATACAGATCCAGAGACAGGAAATCCTTACGTATTTGATTCTACAGAAATGCCGTCTAACCAATGGTTAATTTCGCCAAGAGTTGGTTTTAACTGGGATGCTAAAGGAGATTCTAGTTTACAAATTAGAGGTGGAACAGGATTATTTACAGGTCGTTTACCGTTTGTATGGATTGGAAACCAAGTAAGTGGTTCTGACGTATTCTTTTATCAAGTTGTAGATCCAGATTTTAAATTTCCACAAGTTTGGAGAACAAATATTGGTATTGATAAACGTTTAGAAAACGGAGTAGTTTTAACTACAGATGTTTCTTACACGAAAGACATTAACGGTGTTCATGTACAAAATTGGGGATTAAAAACACCTTCTGGCACTTTAAGTGGTGTAGATAATAGACCTGTTTATTTAGCAGGAGATCATGCAACTTCTTTCTTAGGAAATGCTAACGCATATACTTTAACTAACTCAAACAAAGGTAGAATTTGGAATGCTTCTTTTAAAGCTCAAAAAACTTTTGATAATGGTTTGTATACAACTATTGCTTATAATTATTTAAATGCTAAAGATGTAAACTCTATCGAAGCAGAAATTACAGGTGATGCATTTGCATTTAATCCAGCATTAAATAATGTAAACGACGAGCAGTTAAGTTATTCTAAATATGGTGATACACATCGTATAGTTGGTGTTGCTAGTAAAAAGTGGACTTACGGAAATGACAAATGGTCTACTACTTTATCTGCATTTTTTGAATATGCACAAGGTGGAAGATTTAACTACACATATGGTGGAGACATTAACGGAGACGGTGCAGCCGGAAACGATTTAATTTACATTCCAACAACTAGTGAAGTTACACAAATGCAATTCTCTGGAGCAGGACAAGCAACTGCTTTCGAAAACTATATTCAGCAAGATGATTACTTAAACGGTAGAAGAGGAGAATATGCAGAAAGATACGGAGCCTTGGCACCTTGGAGAGGAAAATGGGATATCAAATTATTACAAGATTTAAACATAAACGTTGGTAATGGTAAAACAAATACTGTTCAGTTTAGTGTAGATATTTTAAACTTTGGTAATCTATTAAACTCTAAATGGGGTTTAATTCAGCAACCAAACAGTGTACAACCAATTGGTGTTAGTTTTGATAATGCTGGTGACCCAGTTTATACTTTTGATGAAAATCAACAAACAACTTTTGGTTACTCATCTTCATTATTATCAAGATGGCAAGCTCAAATTGGTTTACGTTATATTTTCTAAATCAATTAAGAATTAAGATATTTGAACCGCCCAATTATGGGCGGTTTTTTTTATATATAATATTATGAAATATAGACAACTTACTAAAGAACAGTTTGAAAGTTTACATGAAGAATTTGCTAGATTTTTAGCTTCGCAAAGTATAGATGTTAAAGAATGGAATCAAATTAAGGAAGAAAAACCAAAAATTGCAGAAGAAGAAATGAATGTTTTTTCTGATATTGTATGGGATGATGTTTTAACAAAAACGAAGTTTGTAGAACATTATTCTAAAACAGCTGTAAACCTTTTTAAATGTGATGAAAAAAAAATTAAAAGAATTGCCATAAAAATAAATTGGGACATTAATTTACTAGAGCAAGAAGGTTTTGAGTGGTTAATGAAAAATCCTTTAGACAATTCTGTAGATATTTTTACTGGAGATAAAGAATACAATACAGAGAGAAATAGCGAAATATTTGATTTAATTGAAAAAGGAGGATCTATATCTAGAGGAGAAATTTTCAACTATTTTGAGCAAATTATCGCTTAATAAAATTTTATTACCATTCATCTATACTTTTTTGTATCTTGTCTACAGATAAATCTGTTTAGCCTACTATAAAAGTTAACAACTCTTTATTAGATTATTTTTGTCTAAAATCAAGGTAAATTAATCATGGGTAAACAAATTAATATACTGTTAATAGAGGATAATTTAATCGAAATAATGAAAATGAAAAGAACTATTTCATTATTAGAATTAACACACAATATTACAGTAGCAAAAAACGGAGAAGAGGCATTAGAAATTTTAGAAGATAAAAGTAAATTTCCTGATTTAATTTTATTAGATTTAAACATGCCAAAATTAAGTGGAATAGAATTTCTTACAATTCTAAAAGGTAATGATGAAATTAAACATATTCCTACAGTAATTTTAACGACTTCAGACAATCAAAAAGATTTAGAAGAATGTTATAGTATAGGGGTTTCTGGATATATGCTAAAACCTTTAAAATATGACGATTACGTTAAAAAAATAGAAACTGTATTAAATTATTGGAGCATTAATGAATTAAAAAAATATTAGTTATGAAAGGTATTGTTTTCACTGAATTCTTAGATTTAGTTGAAGAAAAGTTTGGTATTGAAATGGTTGATAAGATTATTTCGCAGTCAACATTAGAATCAGAAGGTATTTATACATCTATTGGTACGTATAGTTTTTCTGAAATGTTACAACTACTAAAACACTTAAGTGAAAACACTAATATATCTATTGATAACTTATTGTTAGTTTACGCAGAACACTTTTTTAGTGTTATAGAAAATAGTTACCCTGGTTTATTAGCAACCTACAAAGATCCCATAGAAATGATTTCTTCAATAGAAGATCATATTCATATAGAAGTTAGAAAAATTTACCCAGATGCAGAGCTCCCTACTTTTATAGTAGAAGAAAAAACTGAAGATTCTTTAGTTTTAATTTATAAATCTAGTAGAGCTATGCATCATTTTGGTCTTGGTTTAATGAATAAAACTTTCGCACACTTTAATTCTACAGCAAATATTGTTTTAGAAAAAATAAAGGAAGATGGTACGGTAGTTAAATTTCTTATTAATAAAAATTAATGAGTCAAGAAAAAATTGACATATTAGAAAGAGCTCTCAAAAGAGAGAAATCTGCAAGAAAAGCAGCAGAAAAAATTCTAGAAGATAAATCTAGAGATTTATATTTTGTATCTGAAAAGTTAAAAGATACTAACACAAAATTAGAAACATTATTAGATGAAAAATCTATACAATTAGAGGGTGTTTTCGAAAATATTGTAGACGCATTTGTTGTAATGGATCTCAGTGGAAAAGTTGTCAAATTTAATGAACCTGCAATACATCTTTTTGGTTATGATATTAATAATGAAACCTTAAACGTTAAAGATTTAGTTTATAAAGAAGATATGGAATATGCAATATCTTCTTTTTTTGATTTACTAACCAAAGGTTTTTTTAAGAATTATCAATCTAGGATTTACACAAAATCTAAGCAAATAAAATGGGTTCAGATTAATGCTAGTATCATCTATAATAAAGAAAAACAACCTATTGGTGCACAAGGTATTGTAAGAGATATTACAGAGAAAAGAGCTGCAGATGAAAAATTATTAGAGTCTAAAAATAGACTATCTGCTTTAGTTTTAAATTTAAATAGTGGAATTATTTTAGAAGATGAAAACAGAAAAATCTCTCTAACAAATAATAAATTTTGTCAACTATTTAAAATTGATGAGAGTCCAGAAGATTTGTATGGTAAAAACAGTGATTGGGCTTTAGATGAAATAAAAACACTCTTTAAAAAGCCTGATGAATTTGAAAACCGAATTATTGAAATAGTTTCTAACAAAACTGCAGTTTTTGGAGATCATTTAGAATTGAAGGATGGAACAGTTTTAGAAAGAAATTATATGCCAATTATAGTTTCTGGAAATCTAAATGGTTTTTTATGGACATTTAGAGACATTACTTTAGAGAAAAATTATAGTTTAAGTTTAGAAGCTCAAAAAGCAAAGTATAGCAATATAATTGCTAACATGAATCTAGGTTTAATAGAGATAAATACAGATAATGAAATTTTGATGGTAAATCAAAGTTTTGTAGATATGTCTGGTTATTCAAAAGAAGAATTAATAGGTCAAAAAGGTAATATTTATTTTCCTTTAACTGATGTAGATACAGAAAAGTTAAAAGAAAAAAGAAAGAAAAGACTTAAAGGAGAATCTGATTCTTATGAACTTAAAGTTAAAACAAAATCTGGTGAAACTAGACATTGGCTAGTAAGTGGTGCCCCTAATTATAATCTTTCTGGTGAAATTGTAGGTTCTATAGGTATCAACTTAGATATTACAGAATTTAAAAAATTAGAACTTCAAAAAGAAAAAATATTAAAAGAGTTAGAAAAAAGAAATGAAGAGTTGCATGAGTATGCACATATTGTTTCGCATGATTTAAAATCTCCTTTAAGAAGTATAGATGCTCTGGTTTCTTGGATTAAAACAGATAATGAAGGGAAATTTGATGAAATGACACTCGAAAATTTCAATCTAATTAATACTACATTAGAAACAATGGAAAAATTATTTTCTAATGTTTTAGAATATTCTAGTGCTGGTTCTAATACTTCTTCTCTCGATGACGTAGATTTAAATGTTACATTATCCGATTTAAAGAGCTTTTTGTATGTACCAGAAAACATTTCTATTAACGTTGTTAATACTTTACCAGTTATAAAAGGAGATAAAACTAAATTTCAGCAATTATTCCAAAATTTTATTAGTAATGCAATTAAGTTTTGTGATAAAGAAGTAGGTTTAGTAGAAGTTGGGTACGAAGATAAAAACACCTTCCATCAATTTTTCATAAGAGATAATGGTATTGGTATAGAAAAAAAGTATCACGAAAAAATTTTTCAGGTATTTCACTCATTAAATAAAAGAAAAGATTCTACAGGAATTGGTTTATCAATCGTAAAAAAAATAATCGATCTACACGAAGGTGATATTTGGCTAGAAAGTGAACCAAATGTAGGCACAACTTTTTTCTTCACACTAAAAAAGAACTAAAATGAAAACGGTACAATTAAAAAAAAATAAAAATTCTAATTGGAAATACTTATCAGAAAATATTAGTTTAAAAAAACCCTTAGTACTTGTTTTCGGTAATCGTTTTTTATTAGAAGATGAAAATATTTACCAAGAAGTTAAAGAAATGTTTACTGATGGACATATTGTATTTGGTTCTTCTTGTGGTGATATTTCTTCTGATGCAATCGATGAAGAAACAATTACAATTACAGCTATAGAATTTGAAAAAAGTACTTTTGAAATAAAAACTGCCAATGTAAATGAAAACAAAATTGATGATCATTACGACAGTTTTAAAGCTGGTAAAGATTTAATTAGTAAGTTTAACACAAAGAATTTAAAGTATATTTTTGTGGTTTCTGAAGGTAGTTTTTTAAACGGAAGTCAATTTACTACGGGTATGAACGCCGCTACAGATGATAATCTTTTAATTACTGGTGCTTTGTGTGGTGATGATGCAAGATTTGAAAAAACAGTATCTTCTTATAATGAGAACCCTAAACAAGGTGAATTGGTAGCAATTGGTTTATATGGCGAATCATTAGAAGTTTCATTTTCTATTAATGGTGGTTGGACACCTTTTGGCCCTGAAAGAATAGTAACAAAATCTAAAGGAAATATTTTATACGAGTTAGATAATTTACCAGCGCTAGATCTTTATAAAAAATATTTAGGTGATAAATCTAAAGAATTGCCAAGTGCAGCCTTATTATATCCTTTAAATGTTAAGTCTGAAAAAGAAAAAAATTCTATCGTAAGAACTATTATTAATATTAATGAAGATGATAATTCGATGATTTTAGCAGGTGACATTATTGAAAATTCAAAAGTTCAATTAATGATGACCAATGTAGATAATATTGTAAATGCTGCAGAAAAAGCCGCTATTAGTGCATCAGAAATTAGAAAAAACAAGCCAGAATTAGCTATTCTGGTAAGTTGTATTGGTAGAAAATTAGTATTAGATCAAAGAGTAGAAGAAGAGGTTGAAGAAGTTATAGAAATTGTAGGTGAAACTACTACTGTAACCGGATTATATTCATACGGAGAAATTGCTCCTTTTATTGGTGAAAGTAATTGTCAATTGCACAATCAAACAATGACTATTACTTTAATCAGCGAATAATGAACTCTCTTTTAAAA from Polaribacter marinaquae encodes the following:
- a CDS encoding PAS domain S-box protein codes for the protein MSQEKIDILERALKREKSARKAAEKILEDKSRDLYFVSEKLKDTNTKLETLLDEKSIQLEGVFENIVDAFVVMDLSGKVVKFNEPAIHLFGYDINNETLNVKDLVYKEDMEYAISSFFDLLTKGFFKNYQSRIYTKSKQIKWVQINASIIYNKEKQPIGAQGIVRDITEKRAADEKLLESKNRLSALVLNLNSGIILEDENRKISLTNNKFCQLFKIDESPEDLYGKNSDWALDEIKTLFKKPDEFENRIIEIVSNKTAVFGDHLELKDGTVLERNYMPIIVSGNLNGFLWTFRDITLEKNYSLSLEAQKAKYSNIIANMNLGLIEINTDNEILMVNQSFVDMSGYSKEELIGQKGNIYFPLTDVDTEKLKEKRKKRLKGESDSYELKVKTKSGETRHWLVSGAPNYNLSGEIVGSIGINLDITEFKKLELQKEKILKELEKRNEELHEYAHIVSHDLKSPLRSIDALVSWIKTDNEGKFDEMTLENFNLINTTLETMEKLFSNVLEYSSAGSNTSSLDDVDLNVTLSDLKSFLYVPENISINVVNTLPVIKGDKTKFQQLFQNFISNAIKFCDKEVGLVEVGYEDKNTFHQFFIRDNGIGIEKKYHEKIFQVFHSLNKRKDSTGIGLSIVKKIIDLHEGDIWLESEPNVGTTFFFTLKKN
- a CDS encoding FIST signal transduction protein; protein product: MKTVQLKKNKNSNWKYLSENISLKKPLVLVFGNRFLLEDENIYQEVKEMFTDGHIVFGSSCGDISSDAIDEETITITAIEFEKSTFEIKTANVNENKIDDHYDSFKAGKDLISKFNTKNLKYIFVVSEGSFLNGSQFTTGMNAATDDNLLITGALCGDDARFEKTVSSYNENPKQGELVAIGLYGESLEVSFSINGGWTPFGPERIVTKSKGNILYELDNLPALDLYKKYLGDKSKELPSAALLYPLNVKSEKEKNSIVRTIININEDDNSMILAGDIIENSKVQLMMTNVDNIVNAAEKAAISASEIRKNKPELAILVSCIGRKLVLDQRVEEEVEEVIEIVGETTTVTGLYSYGEIAPFIGESNCQLHNQTMTITLISE